The genomic region GAGGCGTGACCTCCGGGGGTCGCCACCCAGGCGCCCCCGGGTCCCTCGGAAACCACCCAAAGATCTGACGCCCCTGCAGTCCGGTGCCCGCACCGAGAGGGGCGCCACTGACGAGGAGATAACGGCGCGATGCCGAAGAACAAGACGCACAGCGGTGCCAGCAAGCGCTTCAAGATCACGGGCTCCGGCAAGGTGCTGCGCGAGAAGGCCGGCAAGCGCCACCTGCTCGAGCACAAGTCCTCGAAGAAGACCCGCTCGCTGACCGGCACGGTCGTCGTGGCTCCGGCCGACGCCAAGAAGGTCAAGAAGCTTCTCGGCAAGTGAGGCGCCGCCTCCGGTGAACCCGGAGGCGCGACCTCGATCCGACCGGGACCAATTCGTTTCCGGGTCCGGTGAGTCCTCACTTCGACCACCTGACCCCGCTGCAAGGAGTTAAAAGTGGCACGCGTCAAGCGGGCGGTAAACGCCCACAAGAAGCGCCGGGCGATCCTCGAGGCCGCCAGCGGTTACCGCGGTCAGCGTTCGCGCCTGTACCGCAAGGCCAAGGAGCAGGTCACCCACTCCCTGGTCTACAACTACAACGACCGCAAGAAGCGCAAGGGCGACTTCCGTCAGCTCTGGATCCAGCGCATCAACGCGGCCGCTCGCCAGAACGGCATGACGTACAACCGCCTCATCCAGG from Streptomyces sp. QL37 harbors:
- the rplT gene encoding 50S ribosomal protein L20, with the translated sequence MARVKRAVNAHKKRRAILEAASGYRGQRSRLYRKAKEQVTHSLVYNYNDRKKRKGDFRQLWIQRINAAARQNGMTYNRLIQGLKAANIEVDRKILAELAVNDANAFAALVEVAQKALPSDVNAPKAA
- the rpmI gene encoding 50S ribosomal protein L35 produces the protein MPKNKTHSGASKRFKITGSGKVLREKAGKRHLLEHKSSKKTRSLTGTVVVAPADAKKVKKLLGK